The Fusobacterium massiliense DNA window ACGAATTAACAAGAGTAGAAAAATTAAGTCAAGAAGTTAAAAAAGGAAAATGGTCTGAAATTTCAATTAGAATGGATAAGTATTACCATACAGACACAGAAGATAAAGTTTTAGGAATTTTAGGTTATGGAAATATAGGAAAAAAAGTAGAGGAATATGCTAAAATGCTTGGAATGGAAGTTATGATAGCTAAAATTCCTGGAAGAGATTATTTAGATGAAGTAGATAATAGGTTTACATTAGATGAAGTCTTAGAAAAATGTGATGTTTTATCAATTCATGCACCTTTAACAGATTTAACTAAAAATTTAATAAATTTAGATAATATGAAAAAAATGAAAAATTCTGCAATAATTTTAAATTTAGGAAGAGGCCCTATAATAAATGAAGATGATTTATATTATGCCTTGAAAAATGGAATAATTGCTTCAGCAGCAACAGATGTTATGGTAGAGGAACCACCTAAAAAGAATTGTAAGTTACTTGAATTAGATAATTTTACAGTAACTCCACATTTGGCTTGGAAATCATCAAAAAGTTTAGAAAGACTTTTTGATTCTATTGAAAATAATTTAAAATTATTTTTGGAAAATAAGTTAGTAGGTTTAGAAAGTAAGTAGAAAATAGAGAGAGGATAAATATGCATATATATGATAAAGAGTTTACTCAAACTGAATTACCGATGACAAAGCAAGAAATAAGGGCAGTATCTATTGCTAAGCTTATGTTAAAACCTGATTCAATTTTGATAGATGTTGGAGCAGGAACTGGGACAATAGGTATAGAAGCAGCAACATATATGCCACAGGGTAAAGTTTATGCTATAGAAAAAGAAGAAAAAGGTTTAGAAACAATAAAATTAAATGCAGAAAAATTTGAGCTTAAAAATTTTGAATTGATACATGGAAAAGCACCTGATGCTATACCAAATATTCCTTATGATAGAATGTTTATTGGTGGCTCAACTGGTGGAATAGAAGAAATAATTACTCATTTTATGACTTATGCAAAAGATAGAGCTATACTTGTTATCAATTGTATAACATTAGAGACACAAGCAAAATCTTTAGAAGTTTTAAAAGAAAAAGGTTTTAAAGATATAGAAGTTATAACGGTTACAGTTGGTAGAGCAAAAAAAGTAGGTCCTTATACTATGATGTTTGGAGAAAATCCTATTTGTATAATTAAGGTTATAAAAAGAGATAACTAAAAACTCATAATATTTTTAAAATTATATTTATTAACTTAATGATTGTATTCCTAAAAAATATAAAAATAAAAAGTTTTAGGAATATATTCCTTAAAAATTATAAAAAATAAAAGTTTTGGGATTATATTTCTTAAAATTTGATTTTTAATAAAAAAGATTATATAATTTTAGAAAAGAAATGAGGTGCTAATATGATAAGAATAGATAGAAAAGAATATTTAAATTTTTTAATTGAATCAAAAGATAAACAGATAATAAAGGTAGTATCTGGAGTAAGAAGATGTGGAAAATCTACTCTTTTTGAAATATATAAAGATTATTTATTAAAAAATGGAGTTGAGAAAAAGCAAATAATATCTATCAATTTTGAAGATATGGATTATGAAGAGCTAACTGATTATAAAAAACTCTATGAATTTATAAATTCTAAAATGCTTGAGGATAAAAAAAATTATATTTTCTTAGATGAAATTCAACATGTAGATAAATTTGAAAAAGTTGTAGATAGCCTTTTTATAAAAAATAACGTAGATTTATATATAACAGGTTCCAATGCTTATTTTATGTCAAGTGAACTCGCAACTCTTTTAAGTGGTCGTTATATAGAATTAAAAATGCTTCCTTTATCTTTTAAAGAATACTATCAAGCTAGACTAGAATATGAAAATTTAGATAAAAAAGAAAATAAGATATTAAAAACTCTGATGCAATATTATAATGAATATATAGTAAATAGTTCTTTTCCTTATACTTTACAATTAAACAATAACTTAAAAAATATATATGAATATTTAGATGGAATATATAACTCTGTTCTTTTAAAAGATATAGTAGCAAGATTAAAAATTTCTGATGTTATGAGACTTGAAAGTGTTGTTAAATATATATTTGATAATATTGGCAATCTGACTTCAATATCAAAGATTGCAAACACTTTAACTTCAATGGGAAGAAAAACCGATACTAAAACTATTGAAAAGTATGTAAAGGGGCTTATTGACGGACTACTTATATATGAAGTTAATAGATACAATATAAAAGGTAAAGAGTTTTTATCAACATTATCAAAATACTATGTTTCAGACTTAGGGCTTAGACAAATGATTCTGGGTAATAGAAATATTGATATGGGGCATATTCTAGAAAATATAATTTATCTTGAATTACTTAGAAGAAAAGTAAATGTCTATGTTGGGCAATTTGATAAAAATGAAATTGACTTTGTCGTTATTAATTCAAATGAAGTTGAATATTATCAAGTTGCTTTAACTGTCTTAGATGAGAATACTTTAAAAAGAGAGTTAGCTGCTTTTAAAAATATAAAGGATAACTACCCTAAGTATTTATTAACATTAGATGATGTACTACCAAATACTAATTATGATGGAATAAAAGTAATAAATGCTTTGGAATGGTTGCTGGGAGAATAAGTTAAGAGAGAGGATTAGTATGATTAAGTTTACTGATTTTATTAAAGACTTTACAAAAGGAAAAGAAAATAAGATAAAATTTAAGTTTCATATGAGTACAGATTTTTTAGAATTAAAAAAATCTCCATATGATTGTTTAATGGAAGATTCAAAAGATTGGCAAAATTTAAATAATTATAGAAATGAAAAGGGAAAATCTAGTAGACTTGATGGATACGATTATTTAGTAAGTTTTGCTCAATATAATATTTATGGAAGAAATTTTTTTGTCTTTGGAGGAATATATAAAGTAGAAATTGCAAAACCTGAACATTATGAGATAGGTGGATATAATATTTCTCTTTTAGATAATAATGATACTATAGGTGAATTACTTAATAAATATAGAAAAAGACTAGTTATAAAATTAGATGAAAACCTAGGAATAAATTTTGAGTTAACATATGAAGTAGTTGCAAAGAAAAATATTGAAGTTTTTGAAGTTTTTCCAGATATTGCCATAGAAAAATTTAATGGTTATCAAAATGTAAGTATAACTCATAAAGAACTTAGAGAAATTGTTAGTAATAATGAACTTAGTTGGAAATTAGCACTTTCATATATAAAAGCTGTGTATGTTATTACAGATACAAAAACAGGAAAATTATATATTGGTTCTGCCTATGGAGATAGTCAAGGTCTATGGCAAAGATGGGAATGTTATGCTGATTTTAAAGATTTAACTGGTGGGAATAAAGAATTTGAAGTACTTGTAGAAAAAAATGGGAAAGATTATATTTTAAATAATTTTAAATACTCTATAGTTGAAATTTTTGATACTAAGACAAATCGAGAGTATATACTAGAAAGAGAAAATTATTGGAAAAATGTTTTTGAGACAAGAAAGTTTGGAATGAACTGGAATTGATTAGAAGTAGATAGGAGGAAAAAATGAATAAGATTTATGTAGATAAAGTATACTATTCTGAAAAAGAAAATATTGATGATGCTGAATATAATAAAATAAGTTATACTGTAAGAAAGATACGAAGTGTATCAGACTATTTAAGAGCAGTTGAGACTATATTAAGTAACTATTATATCTGTGGTGATTTTTCTCCTATAAAAAGATTTGAAAATTTATTTTATTTAAGAGAAAATAAATTAAAATCTATTATGCAAGAGGGAGTATTTTTTAGAGGACAATCTGAGGAATTTGAATTTATAATACCTAGTATTTTTAGAGATACCAAATATATAGAAAATGAGCATGAATTAATAAAAGAAGCAGAAATATCATATCCATTAGAAATTCAAAAGATAAAATATCTACCTGATAAGTTAGCTTTAATGCAACATTATGGACTACCTACAAGGATTATGGATATAACTACAAATGCTTTGGTAGCTTTATATTTTGCAGTATCTAAGGATAAAGATAAAGATGGTGTTGTTTATCTATTCAATAAAAAAACAAATAAAAAAGAAGTTCTAACTTCAAAAAGTATCCCTGTTATAATAAAAACAGTTCTAGCTAATTTAACATATAAAGAAAAATTATTATTAGATTTAACTTTTAGGAAAATTAAAAATAAAGAGATATTACTATCTTCTTTTAGAAAAGTAAATTACAGGATATTACCTATAATAGGAAAAATTTATGATGCTATAAAAACGGATATAGGATTTATTCCTACTAATATAAAAATTTCAGATTTTTATGGTTTAAACTTTGTAAAACCACTAGAAGTAGATGAAAGAATTATTCGGCAAAATGCAATGTTTATGATTTTTGGATTAGATGGAATTTATGACTCACATAAAGAAGGACTAAAACAACTCAAAGTAGATAGCGAATTAATAGGGAAAAGAGCAATTTTAGAATCTTATTATAAAATAGAAAAATTCCGCAATGAAATTTATAATCTCACTGCGGAAATAAAACAAATAGAAACTAAATTATGGAAAAAAAATACAGAAGAAGTATTAAAAAATAAAATAAGTGAACAAGTTTTTGATGCAATGTTGGCTTATGCCCCCGAATTTTCTTTACCTAAAAAAGAAAAAGAGTGGGCTTTTTATAATAAAAGTGATGAAGATGATGAAACTAGAAAACAAACCTATGACGGAAGTGCTATAATATTATTAAAATCTAAGTATAAAGAGAAAATAAAAAATGAATTAGAGTTAATTGGAATTTCGAGAAAATCAATTTATCCTGATATGCAAAACAAATCACAATATATAAGAGAAAAATATTTATAAATTAAGAAAGGAAAATGTATGACTAACAAATTTTATGGTATAGGTGTTGGAGTTGGGGATCCAGAAGAGATAACTATAAAAGCTATAAACACCTTGAAAAAATTAGATGTAGTAATATTACCAGAGGCAAAAAAAGATGACGGTAGTGTTGCTTATGAAATTGCAAAACAATATATGAAGGAAAATGTAGAGAAAGTTTTTGTTGAATTTCCTATGCTTAAATCTCTAGAGGATAGAGAAAATGCAAGAAAAGAAAATGCAAAAATAGTTCAAAAATTTTTAGATGAAGGGAAAAATGTTGGTTTCTTAACTATTGGAGACACTATGACATACAGTACTTATGTATATATTTTAGAGCATCTTCCTGAAAAATATTTAGTTGAAACAGTTCCAGGAGTCTCATCATTTGTTGATATGGCATCAAGATTTAATTTTCCACTTATGATAGGAGATGAAACTTTAAAAGTTGTATCACTTAATAAGAAAACTAATATTGAATTTGAATTAGAAAATAATGACAACATAGTTTTTATGAAAGTTAGTAGAAATTTTGAAAATTTAAAACAAGCACTTATAAAAACAGGAAATATAGATAAAATTATTATGGTTTCAAATTGTGGAAAAGAAAGTCAAAAAGTTTATTATGACATAAAAGATTTAACAGAAGATGATATTCCATATTTTACAACTCTAATTGTAAAAAAAGGTGGATTTGAAAAATGGAGAAAATTTAGTATATAAGGAGAAGCCATATTATGAAAAAATTATTAGCTATATTATTTTTAATTATTGCAGTTCAAGGTATCGCTGAAACAGTAGTTAAAGGAACTTATGAAACAAAAAGAAAAAGATATGTTGAATTAACTCAAACATTAGAGAAAGAAATATTCTTAAATTATACTCTACCAGATAATAAAAAGGAAATTGTAACTTACAAAGGTGTTGATTATGATATTTTAGTAAGTAAAAATGATTTATTAGAAATTTATAATAAAGGAAGAAAAGAACCAATAGAGGATATTAAAAATAAGATATCATATAAAGATGAAAAATTTGATTACATCCATAATGAATTTGCTGAATTAATTGAAAATAATAAAGCAGTTGTCTATGATAGAAAAAATGAAAAAGAAATAAATTATCTTATAAAAGTAAAATATAGTAATGCAATTTACTATGATAATGGGGGCGGTTCTCTTTATAATGGATATAAATTTTATAAAGACAAAGAATGGACAGAGTCAGTGTTAAAATTTAATATAATTACTAAATTTGGAATTGCACTACACCATAGTTTAGGTGATAATCCATATAATAGAGAATTAACTGAAAAAGAAAAAGAAAGAATAGAAAAATATGATGAAAAATTTAATGAGGAAAAAGAATTATATCAAAGAGCTATACAAACACCAGATGTAACTCAAAGTTTTAGTTACTAAAATAAATTATAGAATTTAAAAAAGAAAGGATTTTAAAATGGAAAAATATAAAGAAAAAGTTTACTTTATAGGAGCAGGGCCAGGTGACCCAGAGTTAATAACTATAAAAGGACAAAGAATAGTTAAAGAAGCTGATGTTATTATTTATGCAGGTTCTTTAGTTCCAAAAGAGGTCATAGATTGTCATAAAGAGGAAGCAGAAATTTACAACTCAGCATCTATGTCATTAGATGAAGTTATAGATGTTACTGTAAAAGCAATAAAAGCAGGTAAAAAAGTAGCAAGAGTTCATACAGGAGACCCTGCAATCTATGGAGCACATAGAGAACAAATGGATATGTTAGATGAATATGGAATTGAATATGAAGTTATTCCAGGAGTAAGTTCGTTTTTAGCATCTGCTGCGGCATTGAAAAAAGAATTTACACTGCCTAATGTTTCTCAAACAGTAATATGTACAAGAATAGAAGGAAGAACTCCTGTTCCTGAAAAAGAAAGCTTAGAAAGTTTAGCAAAACATAGAGCATCTATGGCAATATTTTTATCAGTTCATATGATAGATAAAGTTGTTGAAACATTGGCTACTTCTTATCCCATGACAACACCTGTGGCAGTTGTTCAAAGGGCAACTTGGCCAGACCAAAAAATTGTTTTAGGAACTCTTGAAACCATTGAACAAAAAGTTAAAGAAGCTGGAATAAATAAAACAGCACAAATATTAGTTGGAGATTTCTTAGGGAATGAATATGAAAAATCTAAACTATATGATAAACATTTTACTCATGAATATAGAGAAGGTGTAAAATAATAATATAGATTATTATATTCAAATTAATAAAGAGGTGAACTTATGAAATTAGCATTTTGGACAGTAACAAAAGGAGCGGGAAATATTGCAAGAGAATATAAAGAAAAATTAGAAAAGAATCTGAAAGACTGCGATATTGATGTTTTTACTTTGAAAAAATATGATGTTGAAGATACTATTCAAATAGAAGATTTTACTTCTAATATAAATGAAAAGTTCTCTCAATATGATGCTCATATTTTCATAATGGCAAGTGGAATAGTAATTAGAAAAATAGCAAACTTGATAGGAACAAAAGATAAAGACCCTGCTGTGCTTTTGATAGATGAAGGAAAACATTTTGTAATTTCTCTTTTATCTGGACATTTGGGTGGAGCTAATGAACTTTCTTACTCAATAGCAAATATTTTAAAATTAGTACCAGTTATTACAACAAGTTCAGATGTTACAGGAAAAATTGCTGTTGATACTATATCTCAAAAATTAAATGCAGAATTAGAAGATTTAAAATCAGCTAAGGAAGTAACATCACTTATTGTTAATGGACAAAATGTAAATATACTTTTACCAAAAAATGTAAGAGTAGGTGAAGAAAAATCAGCCGATGGTTTTATTTTAGTATCTAATAAGAAAAATATTGAATATACTAGAATTTATCCTAAAAATTTAATTTTAGGAATAGGTTGTAAAAAAGATACTAAGACAGAGGATATTTTAAAGGCTATAGAAAAATGTTTGGATAAGAATAATTTGGATTTTAGATCTTTAAAAAAAATGTCTACTGTTGATGTAAAAGAAAATGAACAAGGACTGATTGATGCAAGTAACTTCTTAGGACTAGATTTAGAAATAATATCAAGAGATGAAATAAAGAAAATTCAAGATCAATTTGAGGGTTCAGATTTTGTGGAAAAAAATATAGGGGTAAGAGCTGTATCAGAACCTGTTGCACTTTTATCATCGACAGGAAATGGAAAGTTTTTAGTGATGAAAGAAAAATATGATGGAATAACAATTTCAATATATGAAGAGGAGATGAAATAATGAATAAAGGGAAGATTTATGTAGTAGGTATTGGACCTGGAAACATGGAAGATATAAGTAGAAGAGCATATGATGTATTAAAAAATATAGATGTTATAGCGGGATATACAACTTATGTCAATTTAGTTAAAGATGAATTTTCAGATAAAGAATTTTTAATTTCTGGAATGAAAAGAGAAATCGAAAGATGTAAAGAAACTTTAGAAGTTGCTAAAACTGGAAAAACAGTTGCTTTAATAAGTAGTGGAGATTCTGGGATATACGGTATGGCAGGGATAATGCTTGAAGTTGCTTCAGGGACAGGAGTAGAAGTTGAAGTAGTTCCTGGAATTACATCTACAATAGCAGGAGCTGCTTTGGTAGGAGCACCTCTTATGCATGACCAAGCTATAATAAGTCTAAGTGATTTATTAACTGATTGGGAAGTTATTAAAAAAAGAATAGATTGTGCAAGTCAAGGAGACTTTGTAATTTCTCTTTATAATCCAAAAAGTAAAGGTAGAACTGAACAAATTGTTGAAGCTAGAAAAATTATGCTAAAACATAAGTTACCTACTACTCCTGTAGCTTTACTTAGACAAATAGGAAGAAAGGAAGAAAACTACACACTTACAAACTTAGAAGATTTTTTAAACCATGAAATAGATATGTTTACAATAGTTTTAGTTGGAAATTCAAATACATATATTAAAGATGGGAAAATGATAACACCTAGAGGTTATGAAAAAAAATCAAATTGGGGAAAATAGAAAGAAGGATATAATGATTTGGGTAATTGGTGGAACTAAGGATTCAAGAGATTTTTTAGAAAAATTTATAGAGCATGATACTAATATTATTGTTTCAACTGCAACTGAATATGGGGCAAAATTAATAGAAAATTTATCTGTAAAAACTTCATCAGAAAAAATGGATAAAGGAGCTATGTTAAAATTTGTAGAAGATAATAAAATTACAAAAGTAATAGATACAAGCCATCCTTATGCTTTTGAAGTTTCTAAAAATGCAATGGAAGTTGCAGAAGAGAAAAATATTGAGTATTTTAGATTTGAAAGAGAAAAAGTAGATATTTTACCTAAAAAATACAAAAACTTTGAAGAAATTAAAGATTTAATAGAATATGTAGAAAAACTTGATGGAAATATTTTGGTTACTTTGGGAAGCAATAATGTTCCTCTCTTTAAAGATTTAAAAAATTTAGATAATATATATTTTAGGATTTTATCAAGATGGGATATGGTAAAAAGATGTGAAGATAATAATATACTTCCTAAAAATATTATTGCTATGCAAGGACCATTTACTGAAAATATGAATATAGCAATGATGGAACAATTTAATATAAAGTATTTAATTACTAAAAAAGCAGGAGATACAGGTGGAGAAAGAGAAAAAGTTAGTGCCTGTGATAAATTAGATGTAGAGATTATTTATTTAGATAAAAAAGAAATGTCTTATAAAAATTGTTATACAAATATAGATAGACTTATAGAAAAACTAATCTAAAATATAAAAATAGGAGAAGTAAAGTGAATAAAGAAAATGAAAGAGAAAAGATAATAGTAAAAACAAGTATAGTTGGAATTTTAGCAAATATACTACTTGTTATCTTTAAATTAGGAATAGGTATATTTTCAAATTCAATTGCTATAATTTTAGATGGAATTAATAACTTAACAGATGCATTATCATCACTAGTAACAATTGTTGCAACTAAAATAGCTAATTTAGCTCCAGATAAAAAACATCCTCTTGGACATGGCAGGATAGAATATTTAAGTACAATGATTGTAGCAGGAATTATATTCTATGCAGGAATAACTTCACTAATAGAAAGTATAAAGAAAATTTTTAATCCTACAGATGTAGAATATTCTAAAATTACATTAGGAATATTAATATTTTCAATTTTACTAAAATTTTTATTAGGTAGATATGTAAAGAATGTAGGAGAAAAATTTAATTCAAGCTCACTTATAGCATCTGGAGCTGATGCAAGCTTTGATGCAATACTTTCATTTTCTGTTTTATTATCAGCACTTATATACATATTTACTAAAATTAATTTAGAAGCCTATGTTGGAATTTTAATTTCGATATTTATAATAAAATCTGGAATTGAGATTTTTATGGATGCTGTAAATGAAATTTTAGGAAAAAGAATGGATAAGAAACTGATAAACGAAATAAAAAATACAATTAATGCTATTGAAAATGTTCATGGGGTTTATGATTTACTTTTACACAATTATGGACCAGATAAATATGTTGGTTCTGTTCATATAGAAATACCAGATTTTCTAACAGCTGAAGTTATAGATCCACTTGAAAGACATATAAATAGCATCGTATTAGAAAAACATAATGTTTATTTATCTGGAATAACAATTTATTCTATGAATACAAAAAACAATGAGCTTATAAAAATTCGTTCAAGAGTAAAAGAAATAGTTTTGTCACATAAAGAGATTCTAGAATTTCATGGCTTTTATATTGAAGAGAAAACAATGTCTATGAGATTTGATATTATAATAGACTATTCATTTGAAAATAGAGAAAAAATATATAATATTATTTTAAAAGAAATTAAAAATGAATATTCAGAATATAATATAAATATAAAAGTTGATATAGATGTATAAATATTTATCTTGACTTTATATATAAGATTTGTTAAAATACAAAGGAATTTAAGCTCAGTTTTACGACTAGCCTATGTATTACTTAGCTTAGATATTTAAAATTTTAGGAGGAATAAAATGAGAACTAAGGCAGAAATTATTAAAGAATTTGGAAAGACTGAAGCAGATACAGGATCTACTGAAGTACAAATAGCATTACTTACAGAAAAAATTAATCACTTAACAGAACACTTAAGAGTACACAAAAAAGATTTCCACTCAAGATTAGGATTATTAAAAATGGTTGGACAAAGAAAAAGATTACTTGCTTACCTAACTAAGAAAGATCTTGAAGGATACAGAGCTTTAATTGCTAAATTAGGAATAAGAAAATAAGTTATTAAAAATTAAGCTGTTGTAAAAAATACAACAGCTTTTTTATTTTATAGAAAAGCATAGCTTTAAATGGCTAAAATTAGTCTCTGATGTCCGTATTAGTTCGAAGAGCCTGTGTTTATTGAGCTCGTAGAACTTATACGGCTGTCAAGAGACTTTTTTAATAAAAAAATCTATTCTATAAATTACTTTTTAATGTTAAAATATAATAGAAGTTTTTTGCTTAATAAAATTTATCTAAAAATATTTAACCATAAAAGGTGGAGGAAGTATTAAAAAAGGTAATTTAAAAATGGATAAAACATACACAAAAATCAATTAATATAAATTATAAGAAAAGGAATTGAGGAAAATAATGAATAAAGAAAAAATTAATATTTTAAATTTATCACAAGAGGAGTTAACAGATTTTTTAGTCTCTTTAGGCTTAAAGAAGTTTTATGGTAAAGAAGTTTTTATTTGGTTACATAAAAAAATAGTTAGAAACTTTGATGATATGACAAATATATCTTTAAAAGATAGAGAAATTTTAAAAGAGAATGCTTATATATCTCTATTTAATTTGTTAAAATATCAAGTTTCAAAAATAGATAAAACTGAGAAATTTTTATTTAGTTTAGAAGACGGAGGAACTATTGAAACAGTTCTTTTAAGACATAAAGATTCAAAAAACAAAGAAATTAGAAATACATTGTGTGTATCATCTCAAGTTGGCTGTCCTGTAAAATGTAGTTTTTGTGCTACAGGTCAAAGTGGCTATATGAGAAATTTAAATGTAAGTGAAATATTAAATCAAGTATATACAGTTGAAAGAAGACTTAAAAATAAAGGAGAAAATTTAAATAATTTAGTCTTTATGGGAATGGGAGAACCTTTATTAAATATAGATAATCTTTCAAAAGCTTTGAGCATAATATCAAATGAAAATGGAGTAAATATTTCAAAAAGAAAAATTACTATTTCCACATCTGGTGTAGTTCCAGGAATAGAGAAAATTTTACTAGAAAAAATACCAATAGAATTAGCAGTTTCACTACATAGTGCAATAAATGAAAAAAGAGATCAGATTATACCCATTAATAAAAACTTTCCATTAGAAGATTTGTCAGCAGTTTTAGTTGAGTATCAAAAACAAACTAAAAGAAGATTAACTTTTGAGTATATTTTGATTGATAATTTTAATATCTCTGAACTTGATGCCAATGCTTTAGCTGATTTTGCACATCAGTTTGATCATATTATAAATTTGATACCTTATAATGAAGTTGATGGTGTCGAGCATAAGAGACCTT harbors:
- the cobM gene encoding precorrin-4 C(11)-methyltransferase is translated as MEKYKEKVYFIGAGPGDPELITIKGQRIVKEADVIIYAGSLVPKEVIDCHKEEAEIYNSASMSLDEVIDVTVKAIKAGKKVARVHTGDPAIYGAHREQMDMLDEYGIEYEVIPGVSSFLASAAALKKEFTLPNVSQTVICTRIEGRTPVPEKESLESLAKHRASMAIFLSVHMIDKVVETLATSYPMTTPVAVVQRATWPDQKIVLGTLETIEQKVKEAGINKTAQILVGDFLGNEYEKSKLYDKHFTHEYREGVK
- the cbiG gene encoding cobalt-precorrin 5A hydrolase — translated: MKLAFWTVTKGAGNIAREYKEKLEKNLKDCDIDVFTLKKYDVEDTIQIEDFTSNINEKFSQYDAHIFIMASGIVIRKIANLIGTKDKDPAVLLIDEGKHFVISLLSGHLGGANELSYSIANILKLVPVITTSSDVTGKIAVDTISQKLNAELEDLKSAKEVTSLIVNGQNVNILLPKNVRVGEEKSADGFILVSNKKNIEYTRIYPKNLILGIGCKKDTKTEDILKAIEKCLDKNNLDFRSLKKMSTVDVKENEQGLIDASNFLGLDLEIISRDEIKKIQDQFEGSDFVEKNIGVRAVSEPVALLSSTGNGKFLVMKEKYDGITISIYEEEMK
- a CDS encoding NAD(P)-dependent oxidoreductase, with translation MEKNKLKIVVLDRNAIGPFKLKEKFSKYGEYTELNLTNDDDVGSYLKDCEVVILNRIRLGKKEFEKASNLKLVLLTGTGYNHIDLVAAKEHGVTIANVANYSTNSVAQLTLTFLLNELTRVEKLSQEVKKGKWSEISIRMDKYYHTDTEDKVLGILGYGNIGKKVEEYAKMLGMEVMIAKIPGRDYLDEVDNRFTLDEVLEKCDVLSIHAPLTDLTKNLINLDNMKKMKNSAIILNLGRGPIINEDDLYYALKNGIIASAATDVMVEEPPKKNCKLLELDNFTVTPHLAWKSSKSLERLFDSIENNLKLFLENKLVGLESK
- the cobI gene encoding precorrin-2 C(20)-methyltransferase; this encodes MTNKFYGIGVGVGDPEEITIKAINTLKKLDVVILPEAKKDDGSVAYEIAKQYMKENVEKVFVEFPMLKSLEDRENARKENAKIVQKFLDEGKNVGFLTIGDTMTYSTYVYILEHLPEKYLVETVPGVSSFVDMASRFNFPLMIGDETLKVVSLNKKTNIEFELENNDNIVFMKVSRNFENLKQALIKTGNIDKIIMVSNCGKESQKVYYDIKDLTEDDIPYFTTLIVKKGGFEKWRKFSI
- a CDS encoding ATP-binding protein, which translates into the protein MIRIDRKEYLNFLIESKDKQIIKVVSGVRRCGKSTLFEIYKDYLLKNGVEKKQIISINFEDMDYEELTDYKKLYEFINSKMLEDKKNYIFLDEIQHVDKFEKVVDSLFIKNNVDLYITGSNAYFMSSELATLLSGRYIELKMLPLSFKEYYQARLEYENLDKKENKILKTLMQYYNEYIVNSSFPYTLQLNNNLKNIYEYLDGIYNSVLLKDIVARLKISDVMRLESVVKYIFDNIGNLTSISKIANTLTSMGRKTDTKTIEKYVKGLIDGLLIYEVNRYNIKGKEFLSTLSKYYVSDLGLRQMILGNRNIDMGHILENIIYLELLRRKVNVYVGQFDKNEIDFVVINSNEVEYYQVALTVLDENTLKRELAAFKNIKDNYPKYLLTLDDVLPNTNYDGIKVINALEWLLGE
- a CDS encoding GIY-YIG nuclease family protein, with translation MIKFTDFIKDFTKGKENKIKFKFHMSTDFLELKKSPYDCLMEDSKDWQNLNNYRNEKGKSSRLDGYDYLVSFAQYNIYGRNFFVFGGIYKVEIAKPEHYEIGGYNISLLDNNDTIGELLNKYRKRLVIKLDENLGINFELTYEVVAKKNIEVFEVFPDIAIEKFNGYQNVSITHKELREIVSNNELSWKLALSYIKAVYVITDTKTGKLYIGSAYGDSQGLWQRWECYADFKDLTGGNKEFEVLVEKNGKDYILNNFKYSIVEIFDTKTNREYILERENYWKNVFETRKFGMNWN
- a CDS encoding FRG domain-containing protein, whose translation is MNKIYVDKVYYSEKENIDDAEYNKISYTVRKIRSVSDYLRAVETILSNYYICGDFSPIKRFENLFYLRENKLKSIMQEGVFFRGQSEEFEFIIPSIFRDTKYIENEHELIKEAEISYPLEIQKIKYLPDKLALMQHYGLPTRIMDITTNALVALYFAVSKDKDKDGVVYLFNKKTNKKEVLTSKSIPVIIKTVLANLTYKEKLLLDLTFRKIKNKEILLSSFRKVNYRILPIIGKIYDAIKTDIGFIPTNIKISDFYGLNFVKPLEVDERIIRQNAMFMIFGLDGIYDSHKEGLKQLKVDSELIGKRAILESYYKIEKFRNEIYNLTAEIKQIETKLWKKNTEEVLKNKISEQVFDAMLAYAPEFSLPKKEKEWAFYNKSDEDDETRKQTYDGSAIILLKSKYKEKIKNELELIGISRKSIYPDMQNKSQYIREKYL
- the cobJ gene encoding precorrin-3B C(17)-methyltransferase, which codes for MNKGKIYVVGIGPGNMEDISRRAYDVLKNIDVIAGYTTYVNLVKDEFSDKEFLISGMKREIERCKETLEVAKTGKTVALISSGDSGIYGMAGIMLEVASGTGVEVEVVPGITSTIAGAALVGAPLMHDQAIISLSDLLTDWEVIKKRIDCASQGDFVISLYNPKSKGRTEQIVEARKIMLKHKLPTTPVALLRQIGRKEENYTLTNLEDFLNHEIDMFTIVLVGNSNTYIKDGKMITPRGYEKKSNWGK
- the cbiT gene encoding precorrin-6Y C5,15-methyltransferase (decarboxylating) subunit CbiT, whose amino-acid sequence is MHIYDKEFTQTELPMTKQEIRAVSIAKLMLKPDSILIDVGAGTGTIGIEAATYMPQGKVYAIEKEEKGLETIKLNAEKFELKNFELIHGKAPDAIPNIPYDRMFIGGSTGGIEEIITHFMTYAKDRAILVINCITLETQAKSLEVLKEKGFKDIEVITVTVGRAKKVGPYTMMFGENPICIIKVIKRDN